One Vicia villosa cultivar HV-30 ecotype Madison, WI unplaced genomic scaffold, Vvil1.0 ctg.000505F_1_1, whole genome shotgun sequence genomic region harbors:
- the LOC131629032 gene encoding phosphatidylinositol 4-phosphate 5-kinase 4-like codes for MINRVENPEEKKKIRKPEYSVGETLQIMENSASFKEKSFFTGVYFGEFKSKLFHGKGKYTWSNGKVYEGDWVDGKRTGKGRIIWPCGKKSKGGLSKNYSLMGGKNRNIYIGNWKNSQRDGRGIVKWVSGDVLEGCWSNGHLRSGVYRFANGNVYTGGFKTSFCHRKGESAWSNDEIIYEGDWVNGKMTGKGSMTWPSGTNYKAYFEDNCHQGNGTYTWKDGSIYNGNWKNNKENGKGIMKWANGDVFDGCWSKGVRRGSGVYRFANGDVCIGNFKGKFLHGKGKYTCSNGTIYKGYWDDGTMTKKIPDLENVVGDCVLLQICNKGESDAGLSCLVTKGKNIEGVMIVEKIEQYSEITKQSEMQGKKSSSISTFFKTVKAKLQRNLQHRIRDDETM; via the exons ATGATCAACAGGGTAGAGAATCCGGAGGAGAAAAAGAAGATCAGAAAACCTG AATACTCTGTTGGTGAAACTTTGCAAATCATGGAAAACAGTGCAAg TTTTAAAGAGAAATCCTTTTTCACTGGGGTCTACTTTGGTGAATTCAAGAGTAAACTTTTCCATGGCAAGGGAAAGTATACATGGTCGAATGGTAAAGTATATGAGGGTGATTGGGTTGATGGAAAGAGAACCGGAAAAGGGCGGATCATATGGCCATGCGGAAAAAAGTCTAAGGGCGGACTGTCTAAGAATTATTCTCTAATGGGTGGTAAGAATAGAAATATCTACATTGGAAATTGGAAAAACAGTCAAAGAGATGGAAGAGGGATTGTAAAGTGGGTTAGCGGCGATGTTTTAGAAGGTTGTTGGTCAAATGGACACTTAAGGTCTGGAGTTTATAGATTTGCAAATGGTAATGTCTATACCGGTGGCTTCAAGACTAGCTTTTGTCATAGAAAAGGAGAGAGCGCTTGGTCGAATGATGAAATAATATATGAGGGCGATTGGGTTAATGGAAAAATGACCGGAAAAGGATCGATGACATGGCCATCAGGAACAAATTATAAGGCATATTTCGAAGACAATTGTCATCAAGGTAATGGCACATACACTTGGAAGGATGGAAGTATTTACAATGGAAAttggaaaaacaataaagaaaatgGAAAAGGGATTATGAAGTGGGCTAATGGTGATGTTTTTGATGGTTGCTGGTCAAAGGGAGTGAGACGTGGATCTGGAGTTTATAGATTTGCAAACGGAGATGTCTGCATTGGTAATTTTAAAGGTAAATTTCTTCATGGTAAAGGAAAGTACACATGTTCAAATGGAACAATATATAAGGGATATTGGGATGATGGAACAATGACAAAGAAAATACCAGATCTTGAGAATGTTGTTGGAGACTGCGTGTTATTGCAGATTTGTAATAAAGGTGAGTCCGACGCTGGTTTGAGTTGTTTGGTTACCAAAGGGAAAAATATAGAAGGAGTTATGATTGTTGAGAAAATAGAGCAGTATTCAGAAATAACCAAACAAAGTGAGATGCAAGGAAAGAAGAGTTCAAGTATATCCACATTTTTCAAGACTGTCAAAGCTAAGCTGCAGCGTAATTTGCAACATCGCATCAg AGATGATGAGACAATGTGA